The following coding sequences lie in one Saccharopolyspora hordei genomic window:
- the narH gene encoding nitrate reductase subunit beta yields the protein MRVMAQLAMVMNLDKCIGCHTCSVTCKQAWTNRAGVEYVWFNNVETRPGQGYPRTYEDQEKWRGGWRLRGGRLTLRAGGRFKRLLSLFANPKLPAIQDYYEPWTYDYDDLISAPAGDHVPVARPRSLISGEPTRISWSANWDDSLAGAPELTQQDPVLQRVSDEVRQSFEETFMFFLPRICEHCLNPSCVASCPSGAMYKRTEDGIVLVDQDQCRGWRMCVTGCPYKKVYFNHRTGKAEKCTLCYPRMEVGLPTVCSETCVGRLRYLGVVLYDADRVLPAASVPDERDLYPAQLDVLLDPDDPEVVAAARRAGIPADWIEAAQRSPVHALIKDFRIALPLHPEFRTLPMVWYVPPLSPVVDKLVETGHDGEDVGNLFGAIDALRIPVEYLAELFTAGDPRPVVTSLRKLGAMRAYMRDINLGRPPDPAVPEAAGLDVPQVERMYRLLALAKYEERYVIPQAHAELAGQLDEPGCSLDYEGGPGMYESGPFGETSGAPVPVAVENFHLLRQRQNAVHFIAPDGSRRVNLLNWDGRGTPEGLFPRDDEAD from the coding sequence ATGCGCGTGATGGCCCAGCTCGCCATGGTGATGAACCTGGACAAGTGCATCGGCTGCCACACCTGCTCGGTCACCTGCAAGCAGGCGTGGACCAACCGCGCCGGCGTCGAGTACGTGTGGTTCAACAACGTGGAGACCCGCCCGGGGCAGGGGTACCCGCGCACCTACGAGGACCAGGAGAAGTGGCGCGGTGGGTGGCGGCTGCGCGGTGGCCGGTTGACGTTGCGGGCCGGAGGCCGGTTCAAGCGGCTCCTGTCGTTGTTCGCGAACCCGAAGCTGCCCGCCATCCAGGACTACTACGAGCCCTGGACCTACGACTACGACGACCTGATCTCCGCACCCGCGGGTGACCACGTCCCGGTGGCCCGGCCGAGGTCGCTGATCTCCGGTGAGCCGACGCGGATCTCCTGGAGCGCGAACTGGGACGACAGCCTGGCGGGCGCGCCCGAGCTCACCCAGCAGGACCCGGTGCTGCAGCGGGTGTCCGACGAGGTCCGGCAGTCCTTCGAAGAAACGTTCATGTTCTTCCTGCCGCGGATCTGCGAACACTGCCTGAACCCGTCCTGCGTCGCCTCCTGTCCCTCGGGTGCGATGTACAAGCGCACCGAGGACGGGATCGTGCTGGTCGACCAGGACCAGTGCCGCGGCTGGCGGATGTGCGTCACCGGGTGCCCGTACAAGAAGGTCTACTTCAACCACCGCACCGGCAAGGCCGAGAAGTGCACGCTGTGCTACCCGCGGATGGAGGTCGGGTTGCCGACGGTGTGCTCGGAGACCTGCGTCGGGCGGCTGCGCTACCTCGGCGTGGTGCTCTACGACGCCGACCGCGTGCTCCCGGCGGCCTCGGTGCCCGACGAGCGCGACCTGTACCCGGCGCAGCTGGACGTGCTGCTCGACCCGGACGATCCGGAGGTGGTGGCCGCCGCACGGCGTGCCGGCATCCCCGCGGACTGGATCGAGGCCGCGCAGCGCTCCCCGGTCCACGCGCTGATCAAGGACTTCCGGATCGCCCTCCCGCTGCACCCGGAGTTCCGCACGCTACCGATGGTCTGGTACGTCCCGCCGTTGTCACCGGTGGTGGACAAGCTGGTCGAGACCGGGCACGACGGCGAGGACGTGGGCAACTTGTTCGGCGCCATCGACGCGCTGCGCATCCCGGTGGAGTACCTGGCCGAACTGTTCACCGCGGGGGACCCCCGGCCGGTCGTCACATCGCTGCGCAAGCTCGGCGCGATGCGCGCCTACATGCGCGACATCAACCTCGGGCGACCACCGGACCCGGCCGTCCCGGAGGCTGCCGGGCTGGACGTGCCGCAGGTGGAGCGGATGTACCGGCTGCTGGCGCTGGCGAAGTACGAGGAGCGCTACGTCATCCCGCAGGCGCACGCCGAACTCGCCGGGCAGCTGGACGAACCCGGCTGCTCGTTGGACTACGAGGGCGGACCGGGCATGTACGAGTCCGGGCCGTTCGGCGAGACCTCCGGGGCGCCCGTGCCGGTGGCCGTGGAGAACTTCCACCTGCTCCGGCAGCGGCAGAACGCGGTGCACTTCATCGCGCCGGACGGCTCGCGTCGGGTGAACCTGCTCAACTGGGACGGCCGTGGCACTCCCGAGGGCCTGTTCCCGCGGGACGACGAGGCCGACTGA
- the narJ gene encoding nitrate reductase molybdenum cofactor assembly chaperone, giving the protein MSFDRARALTHRIAAFLLAYPDEELLGRLPLLRTGCAALPAPQRDPLLELVHHLETVPLLAAQQHYVETFDLRRRCCQYLSYWTTGDTRNRGRAIVDFKRIYRSAGVLPPEDELPDHLTVVLEFAATTDQERGTALLLDHHAGLTLLAEALRDQGSVYARGVEAVLTTLPAPTPEALRAAKRLAATGPPQEFVGMTGPLRPFGGPR; this is encoded by the coding sequence ATGTCCTTCGACCGAGCCCGCGCGCTCACCCACCGGATCGCCGCGTTCCTGCTGGCCTACCCCGACGAGGAGTTGCTCGGCCGGCTGCCGCTGCTGCGCACCGGGTGCGCAGCGCTCCCGGCTCCGCAACGGGACCCGCTGCTGGAGCTGGTGCACCACCTGGAGACGGTGCCGTTGCTGGCCGCGCAGCAGCACTACGTCGAGACCTTCGACCTGCGCCGCCGCTGCTGCCAGTACCTGAGCTACTGGACGACCGGCGACACCCGCAACCGCGGCCGGGCGATCGTGGACTTCAAGCGGATCTACCGGTCGGCGGGCGTGCTGCCGCCGGAGGACGAGCTGCCGGACCACCTCACCGTCGTGCTGGAGTTCGCCGCCACCACAGACCAGGAGCGCGGCACCGCCCTGCTCCTCGACCACCACGCCGGGCTCACCCTGCTCGCCGAGGCCCTGCGCGACCAGGGCTCGGTGTACGCGCGCGGCGTCGAGGCGGTGCTGACGACGCTGCCCGCGCCGACCCCGGAAGCCCTGCGCGCGGCCAAGCGCCTCGCCGCGACCGGCCCACCGCAGGAGTTCGTGGGGATGACTGGTCCGCTGCGACCGTTCGGAGGTCCGCGATGA
- a CDS encoding fused MFS/spermidine synthase → MSCVGRERIERAVRFGEAGLVPDPHREAGWTVVVDGVSQSFVDLDDPTYLKFPYVAWIGQAIDRHWPAGAAVSATYLGGAGCTLPRYVAATRPGSRQVVFELDAPLVELVREHLALDAVPGLEVRVQDGRAGVRAAPDGSTDLLVLDVFRAGSVATELATVEFLTDVARVLRPGGLFAANAWDGGELAFARRAIASVGAVFPHVLVLAEPGVLLRTRAGNVVVVASTRALPKADLEAWGAAAANRMSCLTPRQAAAVVGAAEPITEAAPHTAPVPQVRREGEPR, encoded by the coding sequence GTGAGCTGCGTGGGGCGGGAGCGCATCGAGCGCGCGGTCCGGTTCGGGGAGGCCGGGCTGGTGCCCGACCCGCACCGGGAGGCGGGGTGGACCGTCGTCGTCGACGGCGTCTCCCAGTCCTTCGTGGACCTCGACGACCCCACCTACCTGAAGTTCCCCTACGTCGCCTGGATCGGGCAGGCGATCGACCGGCACTGGCCGGCCGGGGCCGCCGTCTCGGCGACCTACCTCGGCGGCGCCGGGTGCACGCTGCCCCGCTACGTCGCCGCCACCCGCCCCGGCTCCCGGCAGGTCGTCTTCGAGCTCGACGCGCCCCTGGTGGAGCTGGTGCGCGAGCACCTGGCGCTGGACGCGGTGCCGGGGCTGGAGGTGCGCGTGCAGGACGGGCGCGCGGGCGTGCGAGCGGCCCCGGACGGCTCCACCGACCTGCTGGTGCTCGACGTCTTCCGCGCCGGGAGCGTGGCCACCGAGCTGGCCACCGTCGAGTTCCTCACCGACGTCGCGCGCGTGCTGCGCCCCGGCGGCCTGTTCGCGGCCAACGCCTGGGACGGCGGGGAGCTGGCGTTCGCGCGGCGCGCGATCGCCTCGGTCGGCGCGGTGTTCCCGCACGTCCTGGTCCTCGCCGAGCCCGGGGTGCTGCTCCGCACCCGCGCGGGCAACGTCGTGGTCGTCGCCTCCACCCGCGCGCTGCCGAAGGCTGACCTCGAGGCGTGGGGCGCCGCCGCGGCGAACCGGATGTCCTGCCTCACCCCGCGGCAGGCCGCCGCCGTCGTCGGGGCGGCGGAGCCGATCACCGAGGCCGCCCCGCACACCGCACCGGTACCGCAGGTCCGGCGCGAAGGCGAACCCCGCTAG
- a CDS encoding nitrate reductase subunit alpha: MAKRADAGLDGPVAELLLRTRKLLTPDQVSADLRSLELAGGREGDAFYRDRWSHDKVVRSTHGVNCTGSCSWQVYVKDGVITWEVQQTDYPSVGPDSPEYEPRGCPRGAAFSWYTYSPTRLRYPYARGVLVEMYRRAKAATGDPVRAWASIVDDPGSRRRYQRARGKGGLVRVSWDEALEMVAAAHVHTIKRYGPDRIAGFSPIPAMSMVSHAVGSRFLSLIGGTMLSFYDWYADLPVASPQVFGDQTDVPESADWWNAAYLVMWGSNVPVTRTPDAHFMAEARYRGQKVVVVSPDYADNVKFADTWLSPHPGTDGALAMAMGHVILRDCYVQRQSPRFADYARRYTDLPFLVALRDTGHGLVPDKFVTAADLGAPGAHDRFKPVLVDEHTGRAHVPNGSLGFRFDPAGDGRWNLDLGEVRPQLSLLDHAAAQAVTVELPRFDVPDDRRARLRRGVPAIRLGGRLVTTVFDLVLANYGVGRPGLPGEWPRGLDDPRPHTPAWQEEITGVPAAQAIRVAREFARNAEESGGRSMILMGAGTNHWFHSDTIYRAFLALVTLTGCQGVNGGGWAHYVGQEKCRPVTGWAQLAGALDWSRPPRQMIGTAFWYLATDQWRYDALGAEELVHPLGPGTLRGMTMADCIAQSARLGWMPSYPTFDRNPLDLVDEARSAGVDPAEHVITELRAGRLRFACTDPDDEANWPRIVTTWRTNLLGSSAKGNEYFLKHLLGTDSAVRAEEAPPEQRPRDVHWHPRAPEGKLDLLLSLDFRMTSTGLFSDVLLPAATWYEKHDLSSTDMHPFVHAFTPAIAPPWETRSDFDAFHAIARKFSELAATHLGVREDLVAAPLLHDTPDELATPGGVVRDWARDEVEPVPGVTMPKLVVVERDYPAVAAKMAALGPLVEQLGVGVKGWHVVPDQEVERLRRQNGVLRGGVADGRPSLARDVHACEAVLALSGTTNGRIAVAGFRDLEQRTGVRLADLAQDAEGRTITFADTQARPVPVITSPEWSGSEHGGRRYSAFVVNVERLKPWHTLTGRQHFYLDHDWVADLGEGLPVYRPPLNIHRLFGEPEDPGGAAVSVRYLTPHSKWSIHSEYQDNLLMLSLSRGGPDLWLSPADAERIGVRDNDWVEAVNRNGVVVARAVVSQKMPPGTVYVHHAKDRVVDVPKSEVSGLRGGVHNSLTRLLIKPTHLVGGYAQLSFAFNYLGPTGNQRDEITVVRRRSQEVEY, translated from the coding sequence ATGGCGAAACGAGCAGACGCGGGACTCGACGGCCCGGTCGCCGAGCTCCTGCTGCGCACCCGCAAGCTGCTGACCCCGGACCAGGTCTCGGCCGACCTGCGCAGCCTCGAGCTGGCCGGCGGCCGCGAGGGCGACGCCTTCTACCGGGACCGCTGGAGCCACGACAAGGTCGTGCGCTCCACGCACGGCGTGAACTGCACCGGCTCCTGCTCGTGGCAGGTCTACGTCAAGGACGGCGTGATCACCTGGGAGGTCCAGCAGACCGACTACCCGTCGGTGGGGCCGGATTCCCCGGAGTACGAACCGCGCGGCTGCCCGCGCGGGGCCGCGTTCTCCTGGTACACCTACTCGCCCACCCGGTTGCGCTACCCGTACGCGCGCGGGGTGCTCGTCGAGATGTACCGCCGCGCGAAGGCCGCCACCGGTGACCCGGTGCGCGCCTGGGCGTCCATCGTGGACGACCCGGGATCGCGGCGGCGCTACCAGCGGGCGCGCGGCAAGGGCGGGCTCGTGCGGGTCTCCTGGGACGAGGCGCTGGAGATGGTCGCCGCCGCCCACGTGCACACCATCAAGCGGTACGGGCCGGACCGGATCGCCGGGTTCTCCCCCATCCCGGCGATGTCGATGGTCTCGCACGCCGTGGGCTCCCGGTTCCTGTCGTTGATCGGCGGCACCATGCTGTCCTTCTACGACTGGTACGCCGACCTGCCGGTGGCCTCACCGCAGGTGTTCGGCGACCAGACCGACGTGCCCGAGTCCGCCGACTGGTGGAACGCCGCCTACCTCGTGATGTGGGGCTCCAACGTCCCCGTCACCCGCACCCCGGACGCGCACTTCATGGCCGAGGCCCGCTACCGCGGGCAGAAGGTCGTGGTGGTCTCCCCCGACTACGCCGACAACGTCAAGTTCGCCGACACCTGGCTGTCGCCGCACCCGGGCACCGACGGCGCGCTGGCGATGGCGATGGGGCACGTGATCCTGCGGGACTGCTACGTGCAGCGGCAGTCCCCGCGCTTCGCCGACTACGCCCGCCGCTACACCGACCTGCCGTTCCTGGTCGCGCTGCGCGACACCGGCCACGGGCTGGTGCCGGACAAGTTCGTCACCGCCGCCGACCTCGGCGCGCCCGGCGCGCACGACCGCTTCAAACCGGTCCTGGTGGACGAGCACACCGGTCGTGCGCACGTGCCGAACGGAAGCCTGGGCTTCCGCTTCGACCCGGCGGGCGATGGGCGGTGGAACCTCGACCTCGGAGAGGTCCGGCCGCAGCTGAGCTTGCTGGACCACGCCGCCGCCCAGGCCGTCACCGTGGAGCTCCCGCGGTTCGACGTGCCCGACGACCGCCGCGCCCGGCTGCGCCGGGGCGTGCCGGCGATCCGGCTCGGTGGCCGACTGGTGACCACGGTGTTCGACCTGGTGCTGGCGAACTACGGCGTGGGGCGGCCGGGGCTGCCCGGTGAGTGGCCGCGCGGCCTGGACGACCCGCGACCGCACACCCCGGCCTGGCAGGAGGAGATCACCGGGGTGCCCGCCGCGCAGGCCATCCGGGTGGCCCGCGAGTTCGCCCGCAACGCCGAGGAGTCCGGCGGACGGTCGATGATCCTGATGGGCGCGGGCACCAACCACTGGTTCCACTCCGACACGATCTACCGCGCGTTCCTGGCGTTGGTGACGTTGACCGGGTGCCAGGGCGTCAACGGTGGCGGCTGGGCGCACTACGTCGGGCAGGAGAAGTGCCGCCCGGTCACCGGTTGGGCGCAGCTGGCCGGAGCGCTGGACTGGTCGCGCCCGCCGCGCCAGATGATCGGCACCGCGTTCTGGTACCTGGCCACCGACCAGTGGCGCTACGACGCGCTCGGCGCCGAGGAGCTGGTCCACCCGCTCGGCCCGGGGACGCTGCGGGGCATGACGATGGCCGACTGCATCGCGCAGTCGGCGCGACTGGGTTGGATGCCCTCGTACCCGACGTTCGACCGCAATCCGCTCGACCTGGTCGACGAAGCCCGCTCGGCCGGGGTGGACCCGGCCGAGCACGTCATCACCGAGCTCCGCGCCGGGCGGCTGCGGTTCGCCTGCACCGACCCGGACGACGAGGCGAACTGGCCGCGGATCGTCACCACGTGGCGGACGAACCTGCTGGGTTCCTCAGCGAAGGGCAACGAGTACTTCCTGAAGCACCTGCTGGGCACCGATTCGGCCGTGCGGGCCGAGGAGGCCCCGCCCGAGCAGCGCCCGCGCGACGTGCACTGGCACCCGCGCGCCCCGGAGGGCAAGCTGGACCTGCTGTTGTCGCTGGACTTCCGCATGACCAGCACGGGCCTGTTCAGTGACGTGCTGCTGCCCGCCGCGACCTGGTACGAGAAGCACGACCTGTCGTCCACCGACATGCACCCGTTCGTGCACGCCTTCACCCCGGCCATCGCGCCACCGTGGGAGACCCGCAGCGACTTCGACGCCTTCCACGCGATCGCCCGGAAGTTCTCCGAACTCGCCGCGACGCACCTCGGAGTGCGCGAGGACCTGGTCGCTGCACCCCTGCTGCACGACACGCCGGACGAGCTCGCCACCCCGGGCGGTGTGGTGCGCGACTGGGCCCGCGACGAGGTCGAGCCGGTGCCGGGCGTGACGATGCCGAAGCTGGTGGTCGTCGAGCGGGACTACCCGGCGGTGGCGGCGAAGATGGCGGCACTGGGCCCGTTGGTGGAGCAGCTGGGCGTCGGTGTCAAGGGGTGGCACGTCGTCCCGGACCAGGAGGTCGAGCGGCTGAGGCGCCAGAACGGAGTGCTGCGCGGTGGAGTGGCGGACGGCCGCCCGTCACTGGCGCGGGACGTGCACGCCTGCGAGGCGGTCCTCGCGCTGTCAGGCACCACCAACGGCCGGATCGCGGTGGCGGGGTTCCGGGACCTCGAGCAGCGCACCGGGGTGCGGTTGGCCGACCTGGCGCAGGACGCCGAGGGCAGGACGATCACCTTCGCCGACACCCAAGCCCGCCCGGTCCCGGTGATCACCTCGCCGGAGTGGAGCGGCAGCGAGCACGGCGGGCGGCGCTACAGCGCCTTCGTGGTCAACGTCGAACGCCTCAAGCCCTGGCACACCCTGACCGGCCGCCAGCACTTCTACCTCGACCACGACTGGGTGGCCGACCTCGGCGAGGGCTTGCCCGTCTACCGGCCGCCGCTGAACATCCACCGGCTGTTCGGCGAGCCGGAAGACCCCGGCGGCGCGGCGGTGTCGGTGCGCTACCTGACCCCGCACTCGAAGTGGTCGATCCACTCCGAGTACCAGGACAACCTGCTGATGCTGTCGCTCTCGCGCGGCGGCCCGGACCTGTGGCTGAGCCCGGCCGACGCGGAGCGGATCGGCGTGCGCGACAACGACTGGGTGGAGGCGGTCAACCGCAACGGCGTGGTGGTGGCGCGAGCGGTGGTGTCGCAGAAGATGCCGCCCGGCACGGTCTACGTGCACCACGCCAAGGACCGCGTGGTGGACGTGCCGAAGTCGGAGGTCTCCGGGCTGCGCGGCGGGGTCCACAACTCGCTGACCCGGCTGTTGATCAAGCCCACCCACCTCGTCGGCGGCTACGCCCAGCTGTCGTTCGCCTTCAACTACCTGGGCCCGACCGGGAACCAGCGCGACGAGATCACCGTGGTCCGCCGCCGCAGCCAGGAGGTCGAGTACTGA
- a CDS encoding patatin-like protein, producing the protein MTSEGAGSGVSTAAGAENEQELRLALAMRGGASMAVWIGGAVAEINRLRTALLRTGDRPHPWAALAALSGYDSVVVDVLAGASAGGLNATLLATTLVYGMPFDRMREVWVRLGDAEAMARPVPKFWQPGPPSLMEGDDYFRAELVKVITRNVPADAQLPGGSADLLLTATLLDPVLEQHLDNRSGVMLQERRTASFEFRHRGRAGDPLSDFGTGEDFDATVLRLAHAARATSAFPFAFEPARVHSSRGEPPAGEPNMVGLFSETTDDGGPTPFRVIDGGVLDNIPVSAAIRAITEAPADRPTQRWLLYLNPDPVAAREQRREAGRAVPVTLSALRARMTQESLLADLDALEEHNLVVERTALRRKALFAPLHSAPDAQRLAVLERQVAAVATDHAVVRAELDAQAAYRLLTEPAGTEDGTLLPPVVGDPLADWSAQARNQLARRLSDGLAREATTRVFSDARSLLTAVQECLGWAWDIERWSPQSREIGHCKWTLYRLRAFAEVLEGHADRYWINGAKLEPIVETSELDEWVQRVLRRRDRLQHALPTPIAPLLGEVLSAVEDGTDDFQRVLAEFAAELQSIVESSGADAVPEATGVDAVAEARKLLHRVADQLAALAPPRTRCDEPEQIGYSLLERSDQRAEVLQRLVVLTAPLDVGRVPGTRINLLRVVSDEQSPLPFDALRRGEGVPLRIADKIRGLDIGNFGAFLSAKWRANDWMWGRMDAAAALVGLLTDPGRLRRHGSAEALAEALREIVSTPTEAELGELDEERAAQWRGFLAEVWARYAGEVRAELDALFARPEDEHPLTETRTLLTERLQWTIAAEEVPYVATVAPGADQRGGGRPPTPSPEQLVSEVERYDVGRQRFPDLGERRALSLATRFGMLAYRAARPSGRGALRWLLRRAMTVAKPLAMLLAYAVAAPRRAALLGLLAATAVAFTGPGPQPVGPDGQAPLTAIAVSPPASGALPGPDFGWFAHTPVRGDWSAVADFSGSSTVPAAVVALLLVVVFAVWWAGRVTRRLGRGLARWLPALAVAAVVVVAEFWLLGTGFRLGPLGLGIAAALLTWPATIAYRTSARFAAVALTALVFGAVLWLSEPDVTSGGGWILLAAVLAAYAHMALLGTVDVLAPRPRSVR; encoded by the coding sequence GTGACGAGCGAGGGGGCGGGTTCCGGGGTGTCCACCGCGGCTGGGGCGGAGAACGAGCAGGAACTGCGCTTGGCGCTGGCGATGCGTGGCGGCGCGAGCATGGCGGTGTGGATCGGGGGCGCCGTCGCCGAGATCAACCGCCTGCGCACCGCGCTGCTCCGCACCGGGGACCGACCGCACCCGTGGGCGGCGCTCGCGGCGCTGTCCGGCTACGACTCCGTCGTCGTCGACGTCCTGGCCGGGGCCTCGGCCGGCGGGCTCAACGCCACCCTGCTGGCCACCACCCTGGTCTACGGCATGCCCTTCGACCGGATGCGTGAGGTCTGGGTCCGGTTGGGTGACGCGGAGGCGATGGCCCGGCCGGTGCCGAAGTTCTGGCAGCCGGGCCCGCCGTCGCTGATGGAGGGCGACGACTACTTCCGCGCCGAGCTGGTCAAGGTCATCACCCGCAACGTCCCCGCCGACGCCCAGCTGCCCGGCGGCAGCGCCGACCTGCTGCTCACCGCGACCCTGCTGGACCCGGTCCTGGAGCAGCACCTCGACAACCGGTCCGGGGTGATGCTGCAGGAGCGGCGCACCGCCTCGTTCGAGTTCCGGCACCGGGGCCGGGCGGGCGACCCGCTGTCGGACTTCGGCACGGGCGAGGACTTCGACGCCACGGTCCTGCGGCTGGCCCACGCCGCCCGCGCCACCTCGGCGTTCCCCTTCGCCTTCGAGCCCGCCCGGGTGCACTCCTCGCGCGGCGAACCCCCGGCGGGGGAGCCGAACATGGTCGGGTTGTTCTCCGAGACCACCGACGACGGCGGCCCCACGCCGTTCCGGGTGATCGACGGCGGCGTGCTGGACAACATCCCGGTGTCGGCGGCGATCCGCGCGATCACCGAAGCACCCGCGGACCGGCCGACGCAGCGCTGGCTGCTCTACCTCAACCCGGACCCCGTCGCCGCGCGCGAGCAGCGCCGCGAGGCCGGGCGCGCGGTGCCGGTCACGCTGAGCGCGCTGCGCGCCCGCATGACCCAGGAGTCGCTGCTGGCCGACCTCGACGCGCTGGAGGAGCACAACCTCGTCGTCGAGCGGACCGCGCTGCGCCGCAAGGCGCTGTTCGCCCCGCTCCACTCCGCGCCCGACGCGCAGCGGCTCGCCGTGCTGGAGCGCCAGGTCGCCGCCGTCGCCACCGACCACGCCGTGGTGCGCGCGGAGCTCGACGCGCAGGCGGCGTACCGGCTGCTCACCGAACCGGCGGGCACCGAGGACGGCACGCTGCTGCCGCCGGTGGTCGGCGACCCGCTCGCGGACTGGTCGGCCCAGGCCCGCAACCAGCTCGCGCGGCGCCTGTCCGACGGGCTCGCGCGGGAGGCGACGACGCGGGTCTTCTCCGACGCGCGCAGCCTGCTCACCGCGGTCCAGGAGTGCCTCGGCTGGGCGTGGGACATCGAGCGCTGGTCGCCGCAGAGCCGGGAGATCGGGCACTGCAAGTGGACGCTCTACCGGTTGCGGGCCTTCGCCGAGGTGCTGGAGGGCCACGCCGACCGGTACTGGATCAACGGCGCGAAGCTGGAGCCGATCGTCGAGACCTCCGAGCTCGACGAGTGGGTGCAGCGGGTGCTGCGCCGCCGGGACCGGCTGCAGCACGCGCTGCCCACGCCGATCGCGCCGCTGCTCGGCGAGGTGCTGAGCGCGGTGGAGGACGGCACGGACGACTTCCAGCGGGTGCTGGCCGAGTTCGCCGCCGAGCTGCAGTCCATCGTGGAGTCCTCGGGAGCGGACGCGGTGCCGGAGGCCACCGGGGTGGACGCGGTGGCGGAGGCGCGCAAGCTGCTGCACCGCGTCGCCGACCAGCTGGCCGCCCTGGCTCCGCCGCGCACCCGGTGCGACGAGCCCGAGCAGATCGGCTACTCGCTGCTGGAGCGCAGCGACCAGCGGGCCGAGGTGCTCCAGCGGTTGGTGGTGCTGACCGCCCCGCTGGACGTCGGCCGGGTGCCGGGGACGCGGATCAACCTGCTGCGGGTGGTCAGCGACGAGCAGAGCCCGCTGCCGTTCGACGCGCTGCGGCGCGGGGAGGGCGTGCCGCTGCGCATCGCGGACAAGATCCGCGGGCTGGACATCGGCAACTTCGGCGCCTTCCTGTCCGCGAAGTGGCGCGCCAACGACTGGATGTGGGGCCGCATGGACGCCGCCGCCGCGCTGGTCGGGCTGCTCACCGACCCGGGCCGGCTGCGGCGGCACGGCAGCGCGGAGGCGCTGGCCGAGGCGCTGCGGGAGATCGTCAGCACCCCGACGGAGGCCGAGCTCGGCGAGCTCGACGAGGAGCGGGCCGCGCAGTGGCGCGGGTTCCTGGCCGAGGTGTGGGCGCGGTACGCGGGGGAGGTGCGCGCCGAGCTCGACGCGCTGTTCGCGCGGCCCGAGGACGAGCACCCGCTCACCGAGACCCGCACCCTGCTCACCGAACGTCTCCAGTGGACGATCGCGGCGGAGGAGGTCCCGTACGTGGCGACGGTGGCCCCGGGGGCGGACCAGCGCGGCGGGGGCCGGCCGCCCACGCCCAGCCCGGAGCAGCTGGTCAGCGAGGTCGAGCGCTACGACGTCGGCCGCCAGCGGTTCCCCGACCTGGGGGAGCGGCGGGCGCTGTCGCTGGCCACCCGGTTCGGCATGCTCGCCTACCGCGCCGCCCGCCCCTCGGGACGGGGCGCGCTGCGGTGGCTGCTCCGCCGGGCGATGACGGTGGCCAAACCGCTGGCGATGCTGCTCGCCTACGCCGTCGCCGCGCCGCGCCGGGCCGCGCTGCTGGGCCTGCTGGCGGCCACCGCGGTGGCGTTCACCGGGCCGGGTCCGCAGCCGGTCGGGCCGGACGGCCAGGCCCCGCTGACCGCGATCGCGGTCAGCCCACCCGCGTCCGGTGCCCTCCCCGGGCCGGACTTCGGCTGGTTCGCCCACACCCCGGTGCGCGGTGACTGGTCGGCGGTCGCGGACTTCTCGGGCAGCTCCACCGTCCCCGCCGCGGTGGTGGCGCTGCTGCTGGTGGTGGTGTTCGCGGTGTGGTGGGCCGGCCGGGTCACGCGCCGCCTCGGCCGCGGCCTGGCGCGCTGGCTGCCCGCGCTGGCGGTGGCGGCGGTGGTGGTCGTCGCCGAGTTCTGGCTGCTCGGCACCGGGTTCCGGCTCGGCCCGCTGGGCTTGGGGATCGCCGCGGCGCTGCTGACCTGGCCCGCGACGATCGCCTACCGGACCAGCGCGCGGTTCGCCGCGGTCGCGCTGACGGCGCTGGTGTTCGGCGCGGTGCTGTGGCTGTCCGAACCGGACGTCACGAGCGGCGGCGGCTGGATCCTGCTGGCGGCGGTGCTCGCCGCGTACGCGCACATGGCCCTGCTGGGCACCGTCGACGTCCTGGCCCCGCGTCCCCGGAGCGTCCGCTAG
- the narI gene encoding respiratory nitrate reductase subunit gamma translates to MSTWDVLLWGAAPYVTIAVLVVGSLWRWRYDRFGWTTRSSQLYESRLLRLASPLFHFGLLVVIVGHVVGLLVPASWTDALGVSEQLYHLVAVGLGALAGVCTLVGVALLVYRRRRTGPVFSATTVNDKAMYLVLVGAILLGLLTTVLANGVAGGYDYRATVSPWFRSVFVLQPDVALMVDVPWSFKAHVLVGMLLFALFPFTRLVHALSGFAAVRYLFRPYVVYRSRPATRTRRGWEPVDVPVERRGARGTSRPARRRRSRAA, encoded by the coding sequence ATGAGCACCTGGGACGTGCTGCTGTGGGGGGCCGCGCCGTACGTGACGATCGCGGTGCTGGTGGTCGGTTCGCTGTGGCGCTGGCGCTACGACCGGTTCGGCTGGACCACCCGCTCGTCGCAGCTGTACGAGTCGCGGCTGCTGCGGCTGGCCAGCCCGCTGTTCCACTTCGGACTGCTGGTGGTGATCGTCGGGCACGTCGTGGGACTGCTGGTCCCGGCGTCGTGGACCGACGCGCTGGGGGTGTCCGAGCAGCTCTACCACCTGGTCGCGGTCGGGTTGGGCGCGCTGGCCGGGGTGTGCACGCTGGTCGGCGTGGCGCTGCTGGTCTACCGGCGTCGCCGCACCGGACCGGTGTTCTCCGCGACCACGGTGAACGACAAGGCGATGTACCTGGTGCTGGTCGGCGCGATCCTGCTCGGGCTGCTGACGACCGTGCTGGCCAACGGCGTGGCCGGGGGCTACGACTACCGGGCCACCGTCTCCCCCTGGTTCCGCAGCGTCTTCGTGCTGCAGCCGGACGTGGCGCTGATGGTGGACGTGCCGTGGTCGTTCAAGGCGCACGTGCTGGTCGGGATGCTGCTGTTCGCCCTGTTCCCCTTCACCCGGCTGGTGCACGCGTTGAGCGGGTTCGCGGCGGTGCGGTACCTGTTCCGCCCGTACGTCGTCTACCGCAGTCGCCCCGCCACCCGCACCCGACGCGGCTGGGAACCGGTGGACGTGCCGGTGGAGCGCAGGGGCGCGCGCGGCACGTCGCGCCCCGCGCGCAGGCGGAGGAGCAGGGCTGCCTGA